In Tripterygium wilfordii isolate XIE 37 chromosome 15, ASM1340144v1, whole genome shotgun sequence, one DNA window encodes the following:
- the LOC120017220 gene encoding aspartic proteinase Asp1-like isoform X1, whose amino-acid sequence MEAKWRSGRLPLMPMMLLFFIILCGKFQGCFSEVWNKRKSAPPAATKRFGSSVVLPITGNVYPLGYYYVTVNIGNPPKLYELDIDTGSDLTWVQCDAPCVRCTKPRDSLYKPKGNLVPCQHSLCAAIQAPETRHCKSPTDQCDYEVDYADTGSSSGVLVADILPLRLSNGSVIGPRLAFGCGYDQKNPGPGPAAPTAGVLGLGNGKVGLVSQMYAMGVTQNVMGHCLSGQGGGFIFIGEYLFPPSGIVWTPMTTLKEFYSSGPTELFFGGKPSGLKGLQVIFDSGSSYTYFNSEAYKTMLNLIRQDIKGKPLKDAPEDKTLPVCWKGGKPFKSIRDVSGYFKPMALSFTNAKNVQLQLPPEAYLIVTEKGNVCLGILNGTEIDLGNLNILGDISLQDKMVIYDNGKQQIGWVSTDCNRLPNLDRDYGEDFSPPIGILEGHCPAQCASKKANMQTCRGRSEA is encoded by the exons ATGGAGGCGAAATGGCGAAGTGGGCGTTTACCGTTGATGCCGATGATGCTGTTGTTCTTCATAATTTTGTGCGGGAAATTTCAAGGCTGTTTCTCCGAAGTCTGGAACAAGAGAAAGTCAGCGCCACCGGCTGCTACTAAACGCTTCGGCTCTTCTGTTGTTTTACCGATCACCGGAAATGTTTATCCTCTCGG GTACTACTATGTAACAGTTAATATTGGCAACCCACCCAAGCTTTACGAATTGGACATTGATACTGGCAGTGATCTCACTTGGGTCCAATGTGATGCACCTTGTGTACGTTGCACCAAG CCCCGTGACAGTCTTTACAAGCCCAAAGGGAACCTTGTGCCATGTCAGCATTCCTTATGTGCTGCCATCCAGGCACCAGAAACTCGCCATTGCAAATCCCCAACAGACCAATGCGACTATGAGGTTGACTATGCTGATACTGGTTCATCGTCTGGCGTGCTGGTTGCAGACATTCTTCCTCTACGACTTTCCAATGGCTCTGTCATTGGACCTCGGTTGGCATTTGG GTGTGGATATGATCAAAAGAATCCTGGTCCTGGCCCAGCAGCTCCCACGGCCGGTGTCCTTGGTCTAGGCAATGGCAAAGTTGGCCTCGTGTCACAGATGTATGCAATGGGTGTAACACAAAATGTGATGGGCCACTGTTTAAGCGGGCAAGGAGGTGGGTTTATATTCATAGGAGAGTATCTATTCCCTCCTTCAGGAATTGTCTGGACACCAATGACTACCTTAAA GGAATTTTACTCATCAGGACCCACGGAACTCTTTTTTGGTGGAAAACCTTCTGGACTAAAGGGACTTCAAGTTATTTTTGATAGTGGAAGCTCTTACACCTACTTTAATTCTGAAGCATACAAAACCATGCTTAATCTG ATTAGGCAAGACATTAAAGGAAAGCCTTTAAAAGATGCACCTGAGGATAAAACTCTTCCAGTGTGCTGGAAAGGTGGAAAACCTTTTAAATCCATTCGTGATGTCAGCGGCTACTTCAAGCCCATGGCTCTGAGCTTTACAAATGCTAAGAATGTTCAGCTGCAGTTACCACCTGAAGCCTACCTGATTGTCACA GAGAAGGGAAATGTGTGCTTGGGGATTTTGAATGGCACTGAAATAGACCTGGGAAACTTGAACATACTAGGAG ACATTTCTTTACAAGATAAGATGGTGATTTATGACAATGGAAAACAACAGATTGGATGGGTTTCAACAGACTGCAATAGGCTCCCCAA CTTGGATCGTGATTATGGTGAAGATTTTTCTCCGCCAATTGGTATCTTAGAAGGGCATTGTCCGGCGCAATGTGCCTCTAAGAAGGCCAACATGCAGACTTGCAGAGGGAGATCTGAGGCATAA
- the LOC120017220 gene encoding aspartic proteinase Asp1-like isoform X2, producing MEAKWRSGRLPLMPMMLLFFIILCGKFQGCFSEVWNKRKSAPPAATKRFGSSVVLPITGNVYPLGYYYVTVNIGNPPKLYELDIDTGSDLTWVQCDAPCVRCTKPRDSLYKPKGNLVPCQHSLCAAIQAPETRHCKSPTDQCDYEVDYADTGSSSGVLVADILPLRLSNGSVIGPRLAFGCGYDQKNPGPGPAAPTAGVLGLGNGKVGLVSQMYAMGVTQNVMGHCLSGQGGGFIFIGEYLFPPSGIVWTPMTTLKEFYSSGPTELFFGGKPSGLKGLQVIFDSGSSYTYFNSEAYKTMLNLIRQDIKGKPLKDAPEDKTLPVCWKGGKPFKSIRDVSGYFKPMALSFTNAKNVQLQLPPEAYLIVTEKGNVCLGILNGTEIDLGNLNILGDISLQDKMVIYDNGKQQIGWVSTDCNRLPKS from the exons ATGGAGGCGAAATGGCGAAGTGGGCGTTTACCGTTGATGCCGATGATGCTGTTGTTCTTCATAATTTTGTGCGGGAAATTTCAAGGCTGTTTCTCCGAAGTCTGGAACAAGAGAAAGTCAGCGCCACCGGCTGCTACTAAACGCTTCGGCTCTTCTGTTGTTTTACCGATCACCGGAAATGTTTATCCTCTCGG GTACTACTATGTAACAGTTAATATTGGCAACCCACCCAAGCTTTACGAATTGGACATTGATACTGGCAGTGATCTCACTTGGGTCCAATGTGATGCACCTTGTGTACGTTGCACCAAG CCCCGTGACAGTCTTTACAAGCCCAAAGGGAACCTTGTGCCATGTCAGCATTCCTTATGTGCTGCCATCCAGGCACCAGAAACTCGCCATTGCAAATCCCCAACAGACCAATGCGACTATGAGGTTGACTATGCTGATACTGGTTCATCGTCTGGCGTGCTGGTTGCAGACATTCTTCCTCTACGACTTTCCAATGGCTCTGTCATTGGACCTCGGTTGGCATTTGG GTGTGGATATGATCAAAAGAATCCTGGTCCTGGCCCAGCAGCTCCCACGGCCGGTGTCCTTGGTCTAGGCAATGGCAAAGTTGGCCTCGTGTCACAGATGTATGCAATGGGTGTAACACAAAATGTGATGGGCCACTGTTTAAGCGGGCAAGGAGGTGGGTTTATATTCATAGGAGAGTATCTATTCCCTCCTTCAGGAATTGTCTGGACACCAATGACTACCTTAAA GGAATTTTACTCATCAGGACCCACGGAACTCTTTTTTGGTGGAAAACCTTCTGGACTAAAGGGACTTCAAGTTATTTTTGATAGTGGAAGCTCTTACACCTACTTTAATTCTGAAGCATACAAAACCATGCTTAATCTG ATTAGGCAAGACATTAAAGGAAAGCCTTTAAAAGATGCACCTGAGGATAAAACTCTTCCAGTGTGCTGGAAAGGTGGAAAACCTTTTAAATCCATTCGTGATGTCAGCGGCTACTTCAAGCCCATGGCTCTGAGCTTTACAAATGCTAAGAATGTTCAGCTGCAGTTACCACCTGAAGCCTACCTGATTGTCACA GAGAAGGGAAATGTGTGCTTGGGGATTTTGAATGGCACTGAAATAGACCTGGGAAACTTGAACATACTAGGAG ACATTTCTTTACAAGATAAGATGGTGATTTATGACAATGGAAAACAACAGATTGGATGGGTTTCAACAGACTGCAATAGGCTCCCCAAGTCCTGA